The Medicago truncatula cultivar Jemalong A17 chromosome 4, MtrunA17r5.0-ANR, whole genome shotgun sequence genome includes a region encoding these proteins:
- the LOC120580009 gene encoding protein NRT1/ PTR FAMILY 5.10: protein MEEYNDVLLDAKLADLVDGAVDYRGQPAIRSKSGYWLSAWFIIGVEVAERMSYFGVKGNLISYLTGPLKQSTATAAKNVNVWAGTASLLPLFGAFIADSFLGRYHTIILASLIYVLGLGLLTLSAMLPSITIYSPQSQVMLFFFSLYLVAIGQGGHKPCVQAFGADQFDEKHPKEHRARSSFFNWWYFTMVAGASATLLILSYIQDNYSWVLGFGIPCVVMIIALIVFLLGTMTYRFNIKDNDNCPFLRIGRVFVAAVRNWRNTLSTTDIEEEHDGLRRRHQSSEQFNFLNKALQTPKGSKDEDKCSLVEVEEAKAVLRLIPIWASTLVYGIIFAQIFTFFTKQGSSMERTIFPGFNIPPASLGMIGGVAIVLFSPIYDRLFVPLARNITGKPSGITMLQRIGTGIFLSIFTVVVAAFVEMKRLKIAQEHGLVDDPNATVPMSIWWLVPQYFLFGVSEVFTIVGVQEFFYDQVPNELRSMGLALYLSIIGVGSFLSGFLISLIEHFTGKDGHETWFCDNINKAHLDYFYWILAGLSVMGFTLFIYFAKSYIYNHKGIIS, encoded by the exons ATGGAAGAATACAATGATGTTTTGTTAGATGCTAAATTAGCTGATCTTGTAGATGGTGCTGTTGATTATAGAGGACAACCTGCCATCAGATCCAAATCTGGTTATTGGCTATCCGCTTGGTTTATCATAG GTGTGGAGGTGGCAGAGAGGATGTCATATTTTGGGGTTAAGGGAAACTTGATATCATATCTAACAGGGCCACTCAAACAAAGCACTGCAACTGCTGCTAAGAATGTGAATGTTTGGGCTGGAACTGCTTCTCTCCTTCCTCTCTTTGGTGCATTCATTGCTGATTCTTTTCTTGGACGCTATCACACAATCATACTTGCTTCTCTTATCTATGTATTG GGACTAGGCTTGTTAACATTGTCGGCTATGCTGCCTTCCATTACAATTTATTCTCCTCAGTCACAAGTAATGTTATTCTTCTTCTCACTCTATCTAGTTGCCATTGGACAAGGTGGACATAAACCTTGTGTTCAAGCTTTCGGGGCAGATCAATTCGATGAAAAACATCCTAAGGAGCATAGAGCTAGAAGCTCATTCTTTAACTGGTGGTATTTTACTATGGTTGCAGGTGCCTCGGCAACACTTTTAATCTTGAGTTATATACAAGATAACTATAGTTGGGTTCTTGGATTTGGAATACCTTGTGTTGTAATGATCATTGCTTTGATTGTTTTCTTGCTTGGAACAATGACCTATAGGTTTAACATTAAGGATAATGACAATTGTCCTTTTCTTAGAATTGGTCGAGTATTTGTTGCGGCTGTAAGAAATTGGCGAAATACCTTATCAACGACGGATATTGAAGAGGAACATGATGGACTACGTCGCCGCCATCAAAGTTCTGAACAATTCAA CTTCCTCAACAAGGCATTGCAAACACCAAAGGGATCCAAAGACGAAGATAAGTGTAGCCTTGTTGAGGTCGAAGAAGCAAAGGCAGTACTAAGGTTGATTCCAATTTGGGCTTCGACTTTAGTTTATGGTATTATCTTTGCTCAAATATTTACATTCTTCACCAAGCAAGGGAGTTCTATGGAGAGAACAATATTTCCTGGTTTCAACATACCTCCCGCTTCTCTTGGAATGATAGGCGGTGTTGCAATTGTTCTCTTCAGCCCTATCTACGACCGTTTATTCGTGCCACTAGCAAGGAATATAACTGGAAAACCCTCAGGTATCACAATGCTTCAAAGAATTGGCACTGGAATTTTTCTATCTATATTCACAGTAGTGGTTGCAGCCTTTGTTGAGATGAAAAGACTAAAGATAGCACAAGAGCATGGTCTTGTTGATGATCCAAATGCAACTGTTCCAATGAGTATATGGTGGTTGGTTCCTCAATACTTTTTGTTTGGAGTATCTGAGGTTTTTACTATTGTTGGTGTTCAGGAATTTTTCTATGATCAAGTCCCAAATGAACTAAGAAGCATGGGACTTGCActctatttgagtattattggTGTTGGAAGCTTTCTAAGTGGCTTTCTCATTTCATTGATAGAACATTTTACTGGCAAAGATGGTCATGAAACTTGGTTTTGTGACAATATCAATAAGGCACATCTTGATTACTTTTATTGGATACTTGCTGGATTAAGTGTCATGGGGTTTACTTTGTTCATTTACTTTGCAAAATCTTACATTTATAATCACAAAGGTATCATCTCATAA